The genomic region CCCCCATAAACGTAGTTGGGCCAGTCATTAATTAGTTGTTCGGCTCTATTTAACCAGTCCTCGTCCATAAGGCAGTCTGCATCGATGAAAATGAGTATTTGCCCTCTGGCCTGCGCCGCTCCGTGATTTCGTACCGCTCCGACATTTCCTTCCAATAGCTGAAACACTTTTGCTTGATCGAAGTTAAGAGCAATCTCATAGCTACGATCTTGGGAGCCGTTATCCACTACGATTACCTCATATTTAGCACTGTCGTAGTTTAAGGTGAAAATAGATTGAAGGCATGAGCCAATATGGTCTTCTTCGTTATAGGCGGGTATCACGATAGAAAAATAGGGAGAGGCACTCTCTGCTTCGATTCGTGCAGTCATTTTTCTCTAATCACCGAGCGGAATTTGCCATTACGGCCACGCGGAATTGCTGACACATGCTCTACCACCACTTGAAAGTCGTCCCCAAGCCGTTGTTTACAGTTGAAAACAAGGACGCTCTCATCAGCATCAGCGAGCTGATCCTTAACTAATTTTATGGTCGCCCAGCCAGGTTGACTTTGAACAACTTGGGCTTCCCGAATACCCTCGACACCCTTAAAAATATGGTCAATACGCCCAATTAGGCGCCCGTCACTTGTTTCGATGTAGTCGTCTAGCCTACCGTTGATGGATTTTAGCCCTGGTGTGCCAATCGTTGCTTCGGACGCATTCGCTAACGTTGCCGTATCGCCAAGATTGTATCGGAGTAATGGCATTTGTTCGTTGGTCAGAGAGGTGGCCAGTAATGCTCCTGTGTCATTTGAATCTGAACTTATTTCAACCTCTGTAATGCCAATGAGCGGATTTGACTGATAGATTCCAGTCTTGTCCTGCCCGGCAAACATCACATATTCGGCTGTTCCATAGTAGTCGTAAATGGGGCAGCTGAAAACAGATTCTATTTTTTCCCTTTGCCATGAAAGGAGTGTCTCGGAGTTCGTAATAATGGCTTTCGGTTGGAAGCCCGGTTTAGAATCGGACTTCAGGTAGTGAATTGCCAGATCATAAATCGCGGATGGGTAACCGATCAGTTCTTTTGGCTGAAACCTGTCCAGCTCTTTTTTATAGTGGGGAAAGGTATTTTCATTAAGGTGATAGCTGGAAAACAGTCGCTGATTTTCAGATCGGTTAAAGCGGGAAAAAGGGGGCTGCATGTCATTAGCGGGCTTGAGCATTCTTCCAGCGAAGGTTGCTCGTCTTGAGCCAAATGGAACGCCGTGACTTTCTTCATGATCGACCAGCAGCGCCATAGCTAATTTATAAGTACGCTCATCGACCTGGAGCGCTAGCGGTGTACCCGTGCTACCGCTTGTATGCTGAACCATAAAAGGTTTTGGCGCATCTTTCGGCCGAAAGTTATGATCTTGCTCCAGTATTGTCTGCTTATTCAGGATCGGCAGCTTTTTTAGATCCTGAAGCTGTGTAATATCGTTTGGACGTAGCCCGTGCTGCGCA from Marinobacter sp. LV10R510-11A harbors:
- a CDS encoding phenylacetate--CoA ligase family protein; this translates as MKIAENLYFRSPPLLQNFLISAYGYMLYQRRYKGLYYEIRKELERAKGFSVTEIKAFQEERLHQMVTHCANQIPYYQKLFAQHGLRPNDITQLQDLKKLPILNKQTILEQDHNFRPKDAPKPFMVQHTSGSTGTPLALQVDERTYKLAMALLVDHEESHGVPFGSRRATFAGRMLKPANDMQPPFSRFNRSENQRLFSSYHLNENTFPHYKKELDRFQPKELIGYPSAIYDLAIHYLKSDSKPGFQPKAIITNSETLLSWQREKIESVFSCPIYDYYGTAEYVMFAGQDKTGIYQSNPLIGITEVEISSDSNDTGALLATSLTNEQMPLLRYNLGDTATLANASEATIGTPGLKSINGRLDDYIETSDGRLIGRIDHIFKGVEGIREAQVVQSQPGWATIKLVKDQLADADESVLVFNCKQRLGDDFQVVVEHVSAIPRGRNGKFRSVIREK